From the Pseudarthrobacter sp. MM222 genome, one window contains:
- a CDS encoding universal stress protein, translating to MRYVVGYTPNERGADAVALASAMARAQGAHLDLVYVADRRAASAAPKAEGTGSAAGQEALAAEREGLALVPTDLEAKFHVRQAESFAAGLIDAAVEFEAGLIVVGAANNGLFKRYSVGSVANALLHASPVPVALAPRGYRRTDPITRLTLAVGRRTGAEAAIDVAIESAGRRGVPLRLVSLVELDAAGDSGENINAAHIHANTVLTEASRRLPAGHNAGVEVAHGRTIEEAIDDLEWDGGEILIVGSSRLGEKNKLFIGSTANKVLRALPVPMVVVPRDYEPVASSPEV from the coding sequence ATGCGATACGTAGTTGGCTATACACCCAACGAACGCGGCGCCGACGCCGTAGCCCTGGCCTCGGCCATGGCCCGCGCCCAGGGGGCGCACCTTGACTTGGTTTATGTGGCGGACCGGCGTGCCGCCAGCGCCGCTCCGAAGGCCGAGGGGACCGGCAGCGCCGCCGGGCAGGAAGCGCTGGCCGCGGAGCGCGAAGGGCTGGCGCTGGTACCGACGGACCTCGAGGCAAAGTTCCACGTCCGGCAGGCCGAGTCGTTCGCCGCGGGCCTGATCGATGCGGCCGTGGAATTCGAGGCCGGCCTGATCGTGGTGGGCGCGGCGAACAACGGTCTCTTCAAGCGGTACAGCGTGGGAAGCGTGGCCAACGCCCTGCTCCATGCGTCGCCTGTCCCGGTGGCGCTGGCGCCGCGCGGCTACCGCCGCACGGACCCGATCACGCGGCTGACTCTCGCCGTGGGCCGGCGCACCGGCGCGGAGGCGGCGATCGACGTGGCGATCGAATCCGCGGGACGCCGCGGCGTCCCGTTGCGGCTCGTCTCGCTCGTGGAGCTCGATGCCGCAGGGGACAGCGGGGAGAACATCAACGCTGCCCATATCCACGCCAACACAGTTCTGACGGAGGCTTCACGCCGGCTGCCGGCGGGACACAACGCCGGCGTTGAAGTGGCACACGGCAGGACCATCGAGGAAGCAATCGACGACCTTGAGTGGGACGGCGGCGAAATCCTGATCGTGGGCTCGTCGCGGCTCGGGGAAAAGAACAAGCTCTTCATCGGCAGCACGGCCAACAAGGTCCTGCGCGCCCTGCCGGTCCCGATGGTGGTGGTCCCGCGGGACTACGAACCCGTGGCTTCCAGCCCGGAGGTATGA
- a CDS encoding AMIN-like domain-containing (lipo)protein, translating to MSAASSRKFRASTFVPGILGLLLLLPACTPPAPQPGGTSQTGTASAPATPTGTPTAVPSMAAPPGDTDEIGPPQSGDRVIASSIALDWSWPGPGRTFKATHDNPVPIASPPAAPLPTLYAIGAGQHASETPPYDQLSFRFTGGFPSYDIEFVPELLADGSGLPVPLPGAGAILKVVFRGAQAHTADGTASTVTSAPPPGVGYKALTSYAPAGDFEGVLSYGLGVGRPMPAVPETRVRVYEVEKIQQGQHLYVVALQLDSSPWK from the coding sequence GTGAGTGCAGCCAGTAGTCGGAAATTTCGGGCCAGCACCTTCGTGCCGGGGATCCTGGGACTGCTGCTGCTCCTGCCGGCCTGCACCCCGCCCGCTCCGCAGCCCGGCGGCACCAGCCAGACCGGAACGGCGTCAGCCCCGGCAACGCCCACCGGCACGCCCACCGCGGTTCCGTCCATGGCGGCGCCGCCCGGGGACACGGACGAGATCGGGCCGCCGCAGAGCGGCGACAGGGTGATCGCGAGCAGTATCGCCCTCGACTGGTCCTGGCCCGGGCCGGGCCGGACGTTCAAGGCCACGCACGACAATCCGGTGCCGATCGCATCCCCGCCGGCGGCTCCGCTGCCCACGCTGTACGCGATCGGCGCTGGCCAGCACGCGTCCGAGACCCCGCCTTATGACCAGTTGAGCTTCCGGTTCACCGGAGGCTTCCCGAGCTACGACATCGAGTTTGTGCCCGAGTTGCTCGCCGACGGCAGCGGACTGCCCGTCCCGCTGCCGGGCGCGGGCGCCATCCTCAAGGTGGTGTTCCGCGGCGCCCAGGCGCACACCGCCGACGGGACCGCGAGCACCGTCACGAGCGCTCCCCCACCCGGCGTCGGCTATAAGGCCCTCACCAGCTATGCGCCGGCCGGCGACTTCGAAGGGGTGCTCAGCTACGGACTCGGCGTCGGCCGCCCGATGCCGGCTGTTCCGGAGACCAGGGTGCGCGTGTACGAGGTCGAAAAGATCCAGCAGGGCCAGCACCTGTACGTGGTGGCTCTTCAGCTGGACTCTTCCCCCTGGAAATAG
- the gabT gene encoding 4-aminobutyrate--2-oxoglutarate transaminase: MTTTAHDITYRLEQKRRVQADFPGPKSLALTARRKAVVAAGVASSVPVFVADADGGIIHDVDGNSFIDLGSGIAVTSVGASDPAVVGAVKEAVEHFTHTCFMVTPYEGYVAVAEQLNRLTPGDHEKRTVLFNSGAEAVENAVKVARLATGRDAVVAFDHAYHGRTNLTMALTAKAMPYKTNFGPFAPEVYRMPMSYPYREENPEITGAEAAKRAITMIEKQIGGEQVAAIIIEPIQGEGGFIVPAEGFLPALAAWAKDKGIVFIADEVQSGFCRTGEWFAVDHEGVVPDIITMAKGIAGGMPLSAITGRADLLDAVHPGGLGGTYGGNPVACAAALASIGSMEQYDLNARAKHIEELALGRMRDLASEQSVIGDVRGRGAMLAIELVQAGSKEPNPELTKAVAAACLKEGVIILTCGTYGNVIRLLPPLVISDELLLDGLEVLAAAIKANA; this comes from the coding sequence ATGACCACCACCGCACATGACATCACCTACCGTCTTGAGCAGAAACGCCGTGTCCAGGCGGACTTCCCGGGCCCCAAGTCCCTCGCCTTGACCGCCCGCCGCAAGGCCGTTGTGGCCGCCGGCGTTGCGTCCAGTGTCCCCGTCTTCGTCGCCGACGCCGACGGCGGCATCATCCACGACGTCGACGGCAACTCCTTCATCGACCTCGGCTCCGGCATCGCCGTGACCAGCGTCGGCGCCTCGGATCCGGCCGTCGTCGGAGCCGTCAAGGAGGCCGTGGAGCACTTCACCCACACCTGTTTCATGGTCACGCCGTACGAGGGCTATGTCGCCGTCGCCGAGCAGCTGAACCGTCTCACCCCCGGCGACCACGAGAAGCGCACGGTGCTCTTCAACTCCGGCGCCGAGGCTGTCGAAAACGCCGTGAAGGTGGCCCGGCTGGCCACCGGCCGGGACGCCGTCGTCGCGTTCGACCACGCCTACCACGGCCGCACCAACCTGACCATGGCGCTGACCGCCAAGGCCATGCCGTACAAGACCAATTTCGGCCCGTTCGCGCCCGAGGTCTACCGGATGCCGATGAGCTACCCGTACCGCGAGGAAAACCCGGAGATCACCGGCGCCGAGGCCGCCAAGCGCGCCATCACCATGATCGAGAAGCAGATCGGCGGCGAGCAGGTTGCCGCGATCATCATCGAGCCCATCCAGGGCGAGGGCGGCTTCATTGTCCCCGCCGAGGGCTTCCTTCCGGCGCTGGCAGCGTGGGCCAAGGACAAGGGCATCGTCTTCATCGCCGATGAGGTCCAGTCCGGCTTCTGCCGCACCGGCGAATGGTTCGCCGTGGACCATGAAGGTGTGGTGCCGGACATCATCACGATGGCAAAGGGCATCGCCGGCGGCATGCCGCTGTCCGCGATCACGGGCCGGGCTGACCTGCTCGACGCCGTTCACCCGGGCGGCCTCGGCGGCACCTACGGTGGCAACCCGGTGGCGTGCGCCGCGGCGCTGGCCTCAATCGGCTCGATGGAGCAGTACGACCTCAACGCCCGCGCCAAGCACATCGAGGAGCTCGCCCTCGGCAGGATGCGGGACCTCGCGTCTGAGCAGTCGGTCATCGGTGACGTCCGCGGCCGCGGCGCCATGCTCGCGATCGAACTGGTCCAGGCCGGCTCCAAGGAACCGAACCCGGAACTGACCAAGGCCGTTGCCGCGGCCTGCCTCAAGGAGGGTGTCATCATCCTCACCTGCGGCACCTACGGCAACGTCATCCGGCTGCTCCCGCCGCTGGTCATCAGCGACGAGCTGCTGCTGGACGGACTTGAGGTCCTGGCCGCGGCCATCAAGGCCAACGCCTAA